A window of Lysobacter sp. TY2-98 genomic DNA:
GTGGCAGCAGTGACGACCACCGCGTCGCCGCCCGTGCCCGACGACGGCGCGCCCTACGTGGAATCGCGCGACCTGCAGGAATGCGCGGGCCTGCTGATCGGCAGTCCGACCCGTTTCGGCAACATGGCCGCGCCGCTCAAGCACTGGATCGACGGCCTCGGCGGCGACTGGGCCAGTGGCACGCTGGTGGGCAAGCCGGCGGGCGCGTTCACCTCGTCGTCGACGATGCACGGCGGCCAGGAGTCCACGCTGATTTCGATGATGTTGCCGCTGCTGCATCACGGTTGCGTCGTCGCCGGCATTCCGTACACCGAACCGCGTCTGAGCACGACGCGCACGGGCGGCACGCCCTACGGCGCGAGTCACGTCGCCGGTGTGCGCGACGACCAGCCGGTCGACGAGGACGAAGCGCACCTCGCACGCGCGCTCGGCCGACGCATCGGGACGCTCGCGGCGAAGCTGGCATGAACGCACGCCTGATTCTCGCCCTCGCGCTCACCGCGCTCGCGCTCCTGTTCGCGGCGTGGTTCGGCCTGCGCGCCGAATGGGTCGCGGTCGTCGTGTTCGCGCTGCCCGCGCTTGCGTGTGCCGCCGGCGTGTTCGCGCGTCGACGCACCGCGGGTTTCTGGTCCGGCGTGCTGGCGCTGCTGTGGTTCAGCCACGGGGTGATGGTGGCCTGGACGCGCCCCGGTGAACGGGGCTACGCGTTGGCGGAAGTCGTGCTGGCGCTGGTGATCGTGGCCGCATCGAGCGTGCCCGGATTGCGCGCCCGCTTCGGCGCGCGGAGCGGAAAGACGTCGTGACCGCCGAGCCGCGGATGGCGGGGCTCGACGCGGCGCAGGTCGCCGAGCTGCACGCCGCCGCGCGCGCGATCCGCGACAACCGACCCGACGAGGCACGTCGCCGCATCGACGCGGTACTCGCCGCGGTGCCGGGTCATGCCGAAGCACTGCGCCTTTCCGGCCTGCTCCACGGTCGACGCGGTGACCGCGGGAAGGCACTCGAAGTTTTCCTGCATGCGGTCGCGCTGCATCCCGACGACGCGCTGTTGATCTGCGATCTCGGCAGCGCCCACGCCGCGAGCGGTGATCCCGACGCCGCGCTCGCGAGCTGGCGTCGCGCCTGCGACCTCGCCCCGCAGGAACCGATGCCGTGGTTCAACCTCGGCCGCAGCCTGCAGCAGCGCGGCGACAGCGAGGAAGCGGTCGGCATCCTGCAGAAGGCCGCGTCGCTCGCACCGGCGATGCTGCCTGCGCGCATCCTGCTCGCCGATGCCCTCGTGCATCTCGGCCGTTTCGACGAAGCCATGGCGCAGTACCGCGACGTGCTGCGCCAGTACCCGGCCTGCGGCGACGCTTGGCGTGGCCTGTCGAGCATTCGCACGCGCGCATTGACCGACACCGAGGCGACGCAGCTGCAGGCTTTGCTGGCGCGGCACGACATCGCCGACACCGATCGCATCGCGATGGGCTACGCGCTCGGTCGTCTCGAGGAAGATCGCGGGCGCCATCCGCAGGCCTTCGCCGCGCTCTCGGCGGCGAATGGCGCGCTGCGTGCCCGCGCACCGTGGAGCGCGAACGCGCTGCGCGGCTACGTCGACGCTGCACTCGCCGCCACGTCGGAGCTGCCCGCGCCGCTCGACGCGACGCTCGGCCGCGAAGTCATCTTCATCGTCGGCCTGCCGCGCTCTGGTTCCACGCTGTTCGAACAGATCCTCGCCGCGCATCCCGAGATGGAGGGCGCGAGCGAATTGCCCGACCTCGGGCAGCTCGTGCAGGAGGAATCGTTGCGTCGCGGTCAGCCGTATCCGCAATGGGTGCCGCAGGCGACGGCCGAAGACTGGCAGCGCCTGGGTCGGGACTACCTCGCGCGCACCGCGCGCTGGCGCACGAGCCGCCCACGCTTCACCGACAAGATGCCGGAGAACTGGAAGCACGCCGGCATCCTGCGCGCGATGCTGCCCGGCGCCACCGTGCTCGAAGTGCGTCGCGATCCGCTGGAGACCGGCTGGTCGTGCTTCCGCCAGCAGTTCTTCCAGCTCCCGCACTTCTCCTGCGACCTCACGGACATCGGCGCCTACCTGCGCATCTGCGGTCGCGCCATGGACGCCTGGCGCGCGCGCGATCCGCAGCACATCCTGCTGCAGCGGTACGAGGACCTCGTCGCCGCGCCCGAAGCACGCATCCGCGCCCTGCTCGACGCCTGCGGCCTGCCCTTCGACGCTCGCTGCCTCGACTTCCACGCCGCGTCGCGCAGCGTGCGCACCGCGAGCGCCGCACAGGTCCGTCAACCCGTGCGGGGCGACACCGCGCGTGCGGCCGCTTACGGCGCGCTGCTCGACCCGCTGCGCCGGGCGCTGGCCGCGGACTGACCGGGCCGGCGCGACTTCGCGCAAAATAGCGGCATGGACCAGCTCTGCATCGTCACCACCGGCGGCACGATCGACAAGATCTACTTCGACGACAAGTCGGATTTCCAGGTCGGCGATCCGCAGATCGGCCGCATCCTCGAAGAGCTCGGCGTCGCGTTCCGCTTCAGCGTCATTCCGATCCTGCGCAAGGATTCGCTGCACATCACCGATACCGACCGCGAACTGCTACGCGCGACCATCGCCGCGCAGCCGTCGCGGCACGTGCTGGTGACGCACGGCAC
This region includes:
- a CDS encoding DUF2069 domain-containing protein, whose translation is MNARLILALALTALALLFAAWFGLRAEWVAVVVFALPALACAAGVFARRRTAGFWSGVLALLWFSHGVMVAWTRPGERGYALAEVVLALVIVAASSVPGLRARFGARSGKTS
- the wrbA gene encoding NAD(P)H:quinone oxidoreductase, with product MPDVLIVYYSRNGAVARLARQVARGVEEVAGMQARLRTVPPVAAVTTTASPPVPDDGAPYVESRDLQECAGLLIGSPTRFGNMAAPLKHWIDGLGGDWASGTLVGKPAGAFTSSSTMHGGQESTLISMMLPLLHHGCVVAGIPYTEPRLSTTRTGGTPYGASHVAGVRDDQPVDEDEAHLARALGRRIGTLAAKLA
- a CDS encoding asparaginase domain-containing protein → MDQLCIVTTGGTIDKIYFDDKSDFQVGDPQIGRILEELGVAFRFSVIPILRKDSLHITDTDRELLRATIAAQPSRHVLVTHGTDSMVQTAQVLATLTDKTIVLTGALNPARFRGSDAEFNIGTAVGAVQCLPPGVYIAMNGRIWDPTKVRKNVEANRFESID
- a CDS encoding tetratricopeptide repeat-containing sulfotransferase family protein codes for the protein MTAEPRMAGLDAAQVAELHAAARAIRDNRPDEARRRIDAVLAAVPGHAEALRLSGLLHGRRGDRGKALEVFLHAVALHPDDALLICDLGSAHAASGDPDAALASWRRACDLAPQEPMPWFNLGRSLQQRGDSEEAVGILQKAASLAPAMLPARILLADALVHLGRFDEAMAQYRDVLRQYPACGDAWRGLSSIRTRALTDTEATQLQALLARHDIADTDRIAMGYALGRLEEDRGRHPQAFAALSAANGALRARAPWSANALRGYVDAALAATSELPAPLDATLGREVIFIVGLPRSGSTLFEQILAAHPEMEGASELPDLGQLVQEESLRRGQPYPQWVPQATAEDWQRLGRDYLARTARWRTSRPRFTDKMPENWKHAGILRAMLPGATVLEVRRDPLETGWSCFRQQFFQLPHFSCDLTDIGAYLRICGRAMDAWRARDPQHILLQRYEDLVAAPEARIRALLDACGLPFDARCLDFHAASRSVRTASAAQVRQPVRGDTARAAAYGALLDPLRRALAAD